The following are encoded together in the Zingiber officinale cultivar Zhangliang chromosome 8A, Zo_v1.1, whole genome shotgun sequence genome:
- the LOC122012863 gene encoding uncharacterized protein LOC122012863, translated as MEGLSAGDHKRRREEFEAGSPEAKRFLLDMLDDDAEAGEQDLASIMKSLEQEIALPSPPPVQAPADRPDLEFLLEASDDELGLPPPSEEEIAGAGELEEPELGELWGFDADDGGGGGGGILGFEGFECGMLPEEEKVEEGGVPFEEGLFEYADVAGCGSSDFADLSWQPETLPAV; from the coding sequence ATGGAGGGATTGTCGGCCGGCGACCACAAGCGGCGGCGCGAGGAGTTCGAAGCTGGGTCGCCGGAAGCGAAGCGCTTCCTGCTCGACATGCTCGACGACGATGCGGAGGCGGGGGAGCAGGATCTCGCCTCCATAATGAAGAGCCTCGAGCAGGAAATCGCCCTCCCCTCTCCGCCGCCAGTGCAGGCGCCTGCGGACCGCCCCGATCTGGAGTTTCTGCTCGAGGCCTCCGACGACGAGCTAGGCCTGCCGCCTCCTTCGGAGGAGGAGATCGCTGGCGCCGGAGAATTAGAGGAACCTGAGTTGGGAGAGCTTTGGGGGTTTGACGCCgacgacggcggcggcggcggcggcggcattcTAGGGTTCGAGGGTTTCGAGTGCGGGATGCTGCCGGAGGAGGAGAAGGTGGAGGAAGGCGGAGTGCCGTTCGAAGAGGGACTGTTTGAGTACGCCGACGTAGCGGGCTGCGGGTCGTCCGATTTCGCAGATCTCTCGTGGCAGCCGGAGACGTTGCCCGCCGTCTGA